GTGAATGTTCGGTCTAAAAATAGCAtttgtcacttttattgtcatGCCATTGTTTTTAGATTTGAATTCAGAGCCAAGATGTTTCTGTTCAACTAAACGTCGTCTGTCTCGACTGTCTCTCGTAGTTCCGTTACGAAGAGGATGCTGAGAAGGCCGTGATAGACCTGAATAACCGGTGGTTTAATGGACAGCCCATCCATGCTGAGCTCTCTCCTGTCACAGACTTTAGAGAAGCCTGCTGTCGCCAGTATGAGATGGGGTGAGTGCTGTGACAGAATAGAACTGTTCGTCCTGTCTTTCATGTAATGCAATTTGATGTTTcgttaaaaaatgacatttctgtgGTGGTAGtgaagacagtttttttttctgatatataATCTTATTTTGTATTACTtgcacagtatttttttttgtatcccCTTTGAACGTACTTCatagaaaagcacaaaaagaccaTTGAACCTATCCCAGAAAATAGCAGTTTAAACTCTGGTTCAAATAAGTtttatgggtcaatatataattgcgggactttctgtatcatagttgacatttttgctgttttcaggcctaaattcaacatggccgcctataaccaaacaccacatggcatttttacagaaagattcttctaaatattatatatacagttgagtaaaattgaaatgtaaagttatttacaaagatattgtagtaaacctgttgacacttgactcacacactacgttatatgaaataagtcagaaagtcttggagtcttgccagtcttttcttcaggaggaaatgacatcatgtggagcaggtcatgtgatctggaattaacacacttcctggagaggtgtttttgtaatggggaacttagtggaaagtgatttctcaaacacagatacaattagttatttttcatacaaaatttgatatattgccaaaaaagaaatatctgtcatgattatctcagcttaataaaaagaacacaatcaaaacaatttttgaataagctcatgttattattgtttagctaagtagaaggtggttgttattaaattgggacgattatttagttgacattttagtgttaTCCAGTAATTTttcattaataagtgattgtttccatgataaataattatgaaatttgtaaaggcaagatcataatgaacataaaaatgtttgcaagatatatcccatagacttcaaaagtccctcaattatatattgacccttatCATCTCTTTAGTGATTTACAGAGTTTACCCAAAAGCTTTTTATTCTATGTCACTGGCATTGGCAGTTCCCTCTTCTTAAGCTTTACTGTTGTAGCTCTTCAGTGAAACTAGAGTTTGCTCCTGACAGTATTACATTTCAGATGTGAATTTTCTTCCATGCTGCCCTATTTTTGTGACTTATTTGAGCTGCTATCTCCACAGGGAGTGCACTCGTGGTGGCTTCTGCAACTTCATGCATCTGAAACCCATTTCACGTGAGCTGAGGAGAGAGCTCTACGGGCGTCGTAGGAAGAGGTACAAACAACGCCTTCAGGAACTTGGATACACCTAAatgtgtagttgttttgtaaTAATTCATAACTCCTTCCTCCCGTCCACAGCCGCCACAGGTCTCGGTCTCGGTCGAGAGAGAGGCGATCTCGCTCGAGGGACAGAGGACGAGGAGGCGGCCGCGACCACGAGAGACGTCGCTCCAGAGACAGAGAGCGTTCAGGACGATTCTGAACCACAAGCCATGACTACTTTACCCTTCCTCCCTGTATCCACgaccatctttttttttttaagttcgtACCATCCAAGATCTGTTCTAGGACTAACTGAAAGGTACCCAGTTCTGACGCTGTgacagcttgttttttcttgatttgtgGAAATGACTTTcacctcattaaatttaaactttttacTTAACAAGACtgattttgtgtatctttattgttttttacttttcatcTAAAAAAATCTACACACACTGACTGGTTATTCCTGTTATACCAAACACATACTTAGTTATTCAGTTCTTTTCAGAGCACAGATGAGATCCAGAGTAATTTCTGTCAACACTTTCAGAAAGAACATACACAAAACTACTGTAATTGTTCAGCTACATCAAACAACGTGGATTGTGTGCAGCCAGCCTTTACCTTCTTTAATACATTCCCTGAAGGGACAGAACTTGTGTTACTTTTGCGTCTAAATAAATCAAATCGTGATGCAACACTTTACATCTCGTAGCGTTGAAATGAGGAATTTCTGCTCTgattaaatacagataataaataatataagagctgaaaaacagataaatatgcaTCATTATAAACAAATATGTGCTACGTTATCCTGTAATAACTAATATGGTAAACTTACAGAAAAATATGAAGGATCGATCATCTTAACAGCATGTGTGATGGCGTGAAGCAGATTCAGTCATAATaaaatcacttcaaatgtgATAAACGTGAtattgataaaatatttttttctttcagattgttcttgttgtgtttggaaactgtgttactgtgttagtCAGGAGTGactttgttttgcagctttatAAAGCAGCTCTTCTGGATTTATAATGCTGTAATTATCAGTGTTTGTGCCAAAACTGCTATGATGACATCTAACAGGGACTTTTGACGCAGTTCTCTTATCAATTTCTGTCCATTTTAAGGTTAGAATTTTATGAATGTGTTCTTACTTCAATCTATGAACACCTCTGCTTGTAATAAAAATGGTCAGATTGTATAGACGTCTATGAGAACATGAtcatttgtaaacattttcctaatgagtttatggtctcaattgctaATTTCAAGACTTTCTACATGCTGAatggtgttcattttgtaaatcatggtccaatttagagaaaaatggagGCATGATGTGTTTTCGGACGGGGTTACCTTTGGATCAACACGATTATACTGTATGAGAGTCTCCGTCAGTCAGGTCCAGGGCTCGCTTGCTACATCTGGTTTCAAAGGAGCAAACTGGCAGTGGTTATTTCAAAGCTTCAGCTTCAAAACAGTAGTCCCAAAACCAGTGAGTGGGCATCCATATGGCTACatccattttttatatttaggcTACACCTTTGAGTCTGCTAAGGTTTTGCTGTGTGGTGAACTAATCCTCTCTGCACCGAACATTTTGCTCCCTTtaaagtttaaccctcctgttgtcctcatttacgggcaccaaaaaatattgtttccttgtctgaaaaaaatcaaaaaattcagcaaaaaaattcacaaatttctgaaaatttgcaaaaccttcagagagaaaattgcaataattccttaaaagtttcccttgaaagttttattttttttaaaaaaaacccaaatttgacaagaaaattcttgtaaatattttcaaaaaatcctacaaatatctaaagtgattatatatatatatatatatatatcagtaaaactgctaatattttctttaagaacattcacaaaaaaaaaccaaaatccagcgaaattcgctggattttggtagattttttttgtgaatgttcttaagaaatgtttttaacatttttttttccaccaaaaaatgtttaaaaaaattcccaaaaatgttgaaaatgtgggcatcagaagtttcactgtgaaaatatttttccccacattttcaaactttaaaaagggtcagttttgacccgcaggaggacatgagggttaaagctgATGTACAGTGCAGATCAATTACAGAACCATAATAAAGAAGCCTTTGCTTTGCTGTCGAATTTTTACTTTGGATCAAAATCACAACCAGTGCActgatcacatttttttccccttcaaaaATACAATGCAAACCAAAAGACTCATCTGATGGTTCCTccttttgtatcattttaacTAACaaattcaacaacaacaaaaaaaaggccctaaaaatgtaattacgGATGTTTTGTTTGGACCTGGCTGTTgccttttaaatatttaattcttcTTCATTATTTCACAACAAAGGTTTTGTTATTGTGTGCTCCAccctgttttctttccttgttGTGCTGCAGGTATGAATGCCTCTTCTGTCCTTTATGCTACCTGGACTGTGCAGGTGCAGGCCTCTGATTGGTGGATTCTTCTCCAGCGCAGAAAACTTCCCACACTGTGATTGTACTGATTAGTGGacgtttcatttatttaatgagGTGTTGACACTGCGGACTGCGGGACGAAAGCTGATGAGTTTGTGAGTGCTGGCTGGAGGAAGAAAACGTGAAATATCAGTTCCATCCGTGTTCTATCCTGACAGGTGAGTCCGCTGCTCTTTAACTGGAGCTCGACGAATTTGGCTTTTAGTGGAGTTTACAGTGATTCAGCTCGTTTCCTGCACCGCTGGAGCGACcgatttaatataaaataaatgaggaGAAAACTGTTTTAACATCTATCGACGCTGCTGGGCGCTAATATTTCCACCAAAACTCCGGTGTTTTCTTGTTATGTTTGGGTGAGAAACCCGGATTTATTTCCTTTGTGgcgcattttaaataaattttgctaataaatccaaaataaatgtcaaaaaatatattattgcaACCTGATCAATAGGCGATTTATCTATGAAGTTATTGATGAACTAATGTGATTCTTTGTCCATTGTGTCAAAATGCTAAATGACGagaaataaatatgtttcatGAGAGTAAAAATCCAACCAGCTCTGCAACTAATGATCAGTCAGTCAAGCTGTCAGTTGTTATCtcagtctttgtttcttttggtCCATAAAATGCCAAATTACAGGTAAGAACTATTTATGTTTAATCCATATTCCAATTAATACCTTTGCGTGTCTATATCCTAAGGACATGGGGCTAGAGCATTTTGAAATTTTCTTATCCTAAAATTGtcaattcattttcaaaataatctgcagatttatttttaaattgccaGATAAAAAGTTATCAACTAATCTTTTCAGCCTGTAGGCCTTTTTCACAGAGCACAAAGTCACAGGTCACAGTAAGAAGATCACAGATGGCAATAATACAAATACATTATGGCTGgattccatttagctgcttcagtttcagggcCCTGATCATAAACTGTATGTGTAAACAGTCTTATATTGGTTCACTGTAACACCGACGTGAATCACAGGGACACTTGAATACTACAGAGCTGCCGTTATTAGTAATGCGTGCACTTTTCTGTGGTGGAAATGACCTTTTGTGGACTCCTGATTCAGCTCAGTTAGAATAAAACAGGTCAGACGCAAGACCAGGAGTCACTTCCATTAACCTATTGAACACTGCTGTTCTAAATTTGGTTCGCAGCACGTTTCTGATACTTTTAGTGCtcattaaaatgcatgttttgtaTATAGTGGGTGGATAAAGCAGGAGGCTTGAGGCGAGATAAGGTGCAGACCAACTGGGTCTTTATTCACCGACTTTCAcgttaccaaaaaaaaaaaaaaccccaaagcaAGGCGGTTAACTGGTGTGTTGTGACACTCCTTCCCTCTGCCCTCACTCTCACTCAACTACCAGCCTTTTATCAGCAGCCTCTAATCAGCCCCTCAGCCCTTCCAACATTAGGGTTAACCAAAAATAATCAAGCGCAAGAAATTCACAAAAATCCAATATATCTTTACTTTCAACTGtaataacaaacattaaaactaagTATCTATTTCCTATAAACGACTACCAACATCCTCATCAAACAATGTATTTGTTTCATCACCTGGAGAGATTACTACTCACCCTCTCCTCACCTACACTTGGTTCCTCctgaaacctttaaaaaggtGTTCCAGTCCAGGGGGACTcttttggctggaacacctgagGCAATGAAAGACAGGTGAGTCTTCTCAAACTTTTCATTCACACATTCTTAAAACAATGCCACATGCCCACTTCTATAGTCATGCAGTTATTAATAAAGTCCAATCACTTCATCATGTCACTGACgctgttattttctttgtcttgtagGCCTCATCAGAGTTTTCACCCAGTGCTGTGAGGAGAAGCCATCAAACAGCACATGGCAGCAAATGTTAGCCCCAAAGCTCATTAAACCTATCCAACAGTCACTgtcttgtgtcttttattttgtcccAGAATGTGAACTTCCATATAGGTAATAAAGCTGACCTTCATTACAGTCTGCTAAAATCTAAcagatttggttaaaaaaaaaaaaaaaaacaaaaaaaaaaacagttctctatttaacccttgtgtcgtcctgcaggtcaaaactgacccgttttaaagtttgaaaatgtggaaaaatatatatgttttcccagtgaaacttctgatgtccacattttcaacatttttgggaaatctttgaacattttttggtgggaaaaaaagaaatgttaaaaatgtttcttaagaacattcgcaaaaaaatcaaccaaaatccagcaattttgctggattttagtagatttttttttcaatgtttttaaagaaaatattagaagttttactgatatatatagaatcaccttagatatttttaggattttttggaagatttttactatttttttaaaaaatattttcaagaattttcttgccaaatttgggggattttttttttaaaaataaaactttgaagggaaagttttaaagaattattgaagttttcttcctgaaggttttgcaaatttttttagaaatttgaggatttttttt
This DNA window, taken from Amphiprion ocellaris isolate individual 3 ecotype Okinawa chromosome 11, ASM2253959v1, whole genome shotgun sequence, encodes the following:
- the u2af1 gene encoding splicing factor U2AF 35 kDa subunit, which gives rise to MAEYLASIFGTEKDKVNCSFYFKIGACRHGDRCSRLHNKPTFSQTIALLNIYRNPQNNAQSADGLTCAISDMEMQEHYDEFFEEVFTEMEEKYGEVEEMNVCDNLGDHLVGNVYVKFRYEEDAEKAVIDLNNRWFNGQPIHAELSPVTDFREACCRQYEMGECTRGGFCNFMHLKPISRELRRELYGRRRKSRHRSRSRSRERRSRSRDRGRGGGRDHERRRSRDRERSGRF